The following proteins come from a genomic window of Montipora foliosa isolate CH-2021 chromosome 2, ASM3666993v2, whole genome shotgun sequence:
- the LOC137991971 gene encoding scaffold attachment factor B2-like, translating into MNQTAEEIEDQLEIKQEEEGEETKTTESQESSSAEAEPVESVEPMQTEEAEASVKEEAGEQIKVTKDDSTSMDTSELDASKENSLSVSLFVNTDDVQDDLDDDLKEAAAAEAAKAAAAKSQEKQEEKPVKGKSSAKDSETKPSKDDSKASEKAKGDEKPKEGSVTKGQSSSDKEAKGKVSEAKGKATDSKTTKAADKTTKAADKTPKATDKTAKATDKTTKTPGKSTSAKDKKETGKSLWVSNLSSVTRAADLKTRFSQYGKVVGAKIVTNSKAPGAQCFGLVTMSTSEEAAKCISHLHRTELHGKTITVDRAKGDRLPTTQSGSTGKKVADKKQTVKKPAEKKPAEKKQAEKKDKPGESAEKSKAKTDDKKQADKAKKPAEKSTGKSTTAAKTLAKSTTKPTAKSTPKQQKSGTTASGKKEDDSKRATSVHKDKDKADSASTKSTDKDKDKEKEKDKDKEKEKDKDKDKESEKDKDEKAATTNKSSKEKGGERASPKIKSLDEIRRDRQERQRQDRAKQIREQRERERQERLRRERERLEREKTAERQRERERERERERRRLQLIREREIRERQERERLRLQREIERQRELERQRERERREREERERLERERRERLERERLERERIERDRLQRIERERLERLERERLERERLDRQRLERERLERDRRNLKRPGAPFERGDPAHAEKPVGFWQEPKRAAVGEGRPRDFFSAGLNDRERRDRSDVSSDRRDSRGGHRDAGGRERETRRSEEYSRADERRLKKDERERRSDDSHRGGRDKPSGRDHDHSRGSRERSGHESKTWAAATEADLSGANVGVLGASMDPQKSLSILLERAGVRGILGSGPGAQAHSVRAELGKTMGGIEEPTWRAPDPRDSRPPIPQTDRGPGFSHGASGLTDIRSVNVDARFGSHPLTTSHRAVGLGAGVEPNKPPARDWRGSHAPTLSSRDRDALAARERERPRERGEETKQNLPRAGAIYDARDTRPPISRASAPARGAWANSQAGNPALGLASAGRPPVDNRSRAAITATRETAPAPWNPPVSSLATPVARGAFNGAAVPGPERRHPAAADVRYDPYKAPQRVSMMRRY; encoded by the exons ATGAATCAAACTGCAGAGGAG ATTGAAGACCAGCTGGAGATTAAACAAGAGGAAGAAGGAGAAG AAACCAAAACAACTGAAAGTCAAGAATCGTCATCTGCTGAGGCTGAACCAGTCGAATCAGTGGAGCCCATGCAAACAGAAGAGGCAGAGGCAAGTGTTAAAGAAGAAGCAGGTGAACAAATAAAGGTTACGAAAGATGACAGCACATCAATGGACACCTCAGAGCTGGATGCTTCCAAAGAGAACAGCTTATCAGTGTCATTATTTGTCAACACTGATGATGTTCAAGATGATTTGGATGATGATTTAAAAGAAGCTGCTGCTGCTGAAGCTGCTAAAGCGGCTGCTGCCAAAAGCCAagaaaaacaggaagaaaaGCCAGTCAAAG GCAAGAGTTCAGCGAAGGATAGTGAGACCAAGCCTTCAAAGGATGACTCAAAGGCATCAGAAAAGGCAAAGGGAGATGAAAAACCAAAAGAGGGTAGCGTAACTAAAGGACAGAG TTCATCAGATAAAGAAGCAAAAGGCAAAGTGAGTGAAGCTAAAGGAAAAGCGACAGACAGCAAGACAACCAAAGCTGCAGATAAAACAACTAAAGCGGCAGATAAGACACCTAAAGCTACAGATAAGACAGCAAAAGCTACAGATAAAACAACTAAAACACCAGGCAAAAGCACATCGGcaaaagacaaaaaggaaaCTGGCAAGAGCCTGTGGGTGAGCAATCTGTCATCTGTGACGAGAGCGGCAGATCTCAAAACACGATTTAGTCAATACGGAAAG GTTGTTGGGGCTAAAATAGTCACAAACTCTAAAGCTCCTGGTGCTCAGTGCTTTGGACTGGTTACTATGTCAACAAGTGAAGAGGCAGCCAAGTGTATATCCCATCTTCATAGAACAGAGCTGCATGGAAAGACCATTACAGTGGACAGG GCCAAAGGTGACCGCCTACCTACAACACAGTCTGGCAGCACGGGTAAAAAAGTGGCAGACAAGAAGCAGACTGTCAAGAAACCAGCTGAGAAAAAGCCGGCAGAGAAGAAACAAGCAGAAAAGAAAGATAAACCAG GTGAATCGGCAGAGAAATCCAAAGCTAAAACTGATGATAAGAAACAAGCAGACAAGGCTAAGAAGCCTGCAGAGAAATCAACGGGTAAATCCACAACAGCCGCTAAAACTTTGGCTAAATCAACCACTAAACCTACTGCTAAATCAACACCAAAACAGCAGAAGTCAG GAACTACTGCCAGTGGCAAAAAAGAGGATGATTCAAAACGGGCGACGTCAGTACataaagacaaagacaaagccGATTCTGCCTCAACTAAATCGACAGACAAGGACAAGgacaaagagaaagagaaagacaaggacaaagagaaggagaaggataaagataaagataaagaaaGCGAAAAGGACAAAGACGAGAAAGCAGCCACAACCAACAAGAGCAGTAAAGAGAAAGGTGGTGAACGAGCATCTCCAAAGATCAAATCTCTGGACGAGATTCGGCGTGATAGGCAGGAGAGACAGCGACAAGACCGAGCCAAACAGATCCGAGAACAACGCGAACGCGAAAGACAAGAAAGGCTCAGACGTGAGCGAGAAAGACTTGAACGTGAAAAAACGGCTGAACGCCAACGCGAACGTGAGCGAGAAAGAGAACGCGAAAGGCGTCGACTGCAACTGATTCGTGAACGCGAGATCCGAGAAAGGCAAGAACGAGAGCGTCTCCGCCTGCAACGAGAGATTGAAAGGCAACGAGAACTCGAACGACAACGTGAAAGGGAACGACGGGAAAGAGAAGAACGCGAACGTTTGGAAAGAGAACGCCGTGAACGCCTTGAGCGTGAAAGACTCGAGCGTGAGCGTATTGAACGTGATCGCTTACAGCGCATTGAAAGAGAACGCTTGGAACGTTTGGAACGCGAACGCCTTGAGCGTGAGCGACTGGACCGTCAGCGATTAGAACGTGAACGATTAGAACGCGACCGACGAAACTTGAAACGCCCTGGCGCACCATTTGAACGCGGTGATCCTGCACATGCTGAGAAGCCTGTGGGCTTCTGGCAAGAACCGAAACGAGCTGCAGTTGGGGAAGGAAGACCCCGTGACTTTTTCAGTGCCGGTTTGAACGATCGTGAGAGACGTGACCGCTCTGATGTGTCCTCTGACAGGCGTGACTCTAGAGGAGGACATCGTGATGCCGGCGGCCGTGAACGGGAGACACGCAGAAGTGAGGAATATAGCCGTGCTGATGAAAGGCGACTGAAGAAAGATGAGAGAGAGCGCCGCAGCGATGACAGCCATCGCGGAGGTCGTGACAAACCCTCCGGACGTGACCACGACCATTCTAGAGGATCGCGCGAGCGTAGCGGCCATGAGAGCAAGACTTGGGCAGCAGCAACTGAAGCAGACCTGTCAGGTGCTAATGTTGGTGTTCTTGGGGCGAGTATGGATCCACAGAAGAGTTTGAGCATCCTGTTGGAGCGTGCCGGTGTCAGAGGAATCCTTGGGTCCGGACCAGGCGCCCAAGCCCACAGCGTTCGTGCTGAGCTGGGGAAAACCATGGGCGGAATTGAGGAGCCTACCTGGCGCGCACCTGACCCGAGGGACAGCAGGCCTCCCATTCCCCAAACTGATCGTGGCCCAGGTTTTAGTCACGGTGCTTCTGGTCTTACAGACATAAGATCTGTAAATGTTGATGCGCGTTTTGGTTCCCATCCACTAACTACAAGCCACCGTGCTGTGGGTCTTGGTGCAGGCGTGGAACCCAACAAGCCGCCAGCGCGTGACTGGCGTGGCTCGCATGCTCCCACCTTGTCGTCACGTGACCGAGATGCCTTGGCTGCCAGAGAACGCGAAAGACCACGTGAGCGTGGGGAGGAAACAAAACAGAACCTGCCACGTGCCGGAGCGATCTATGATGCCCGGGATACACGTCCACCAATCAGCCGAGCCTCTGCGCCAGCCAGAGGAGCCTGGGCTAACAGTCAAGCTGGTAATCCAGCGCTTGGTTTAGCTAGTGCCGGGCGACCTCCTGTGGATAACAGATCGCGTGCTGCTATTACGGCAACTCGTGAGACTGCCCCTGCTCCGTGGAACCCACCGGTGAGTTCACTAGCTACACCAGTGGCCCGAGGAGCCTTCAATGGAGCTGCAGTGCCTGGACCAGAGAGGCGACACCCTGCGGCGGCCGATGTGAGATATGACCCTTACAAGGCGCCTCAACGAGTCAGTATGATGCGAAGATATTGA